The following proteins come from a genomic window of Palaemon carinicauda isolate YSFRI2023 chromosome 12, ASM3689809v2, whole genome shotgun sequence:
- the LOC137651028 gene encoding zinc finger BED domain-containing protein 5-like has translation MSVDIADQVVEGVKSSKYGFTIQLDESTDVTNCSQLLVYVRFMQSNAAKTELLLSQDLSSTTSGKDIFNVLDNFFKQMELDWGKFALCTKVLPPKLLSCLNRVIRIVNFVKTSALNTRLFKLLCEDFGSDHICLLYHTEVRWLSRGNTTRRLFELRDVLLVFFKEKEHDFQKDLEDEEFILRLAYLSDIFGALNHLNLSFQGPNCTVTEFISKLGAFVRKLDLWMKNVENKSYGMFELLTTLEREPTDEFAQEIVNHLSLLKTELKHYFLDVTCCAYVANPFFVYPADLPVGTGEQEEHIDIQADETAKTKQKECSPLNFWKYPKGVWNEFREIWGILAQNFSDKNEDGQKWELGSVFVLKLKIKLNGLDMLGGFRIEIRSRSDKGRDTEKDLGFLFFPG, from the exons ATGTCGGTTGACATTGCCGACcaagtggttgagggagtaaaATCCTCTAAGTATGGGTTTACCATTCAACTCGACGAATCGACGGACGTCACCAACTGCTCTCAACTACTTGTCTACGTCCGCTTCATGCAGAGTAATGCTGCAAAGACTGAGTTACTGCTGAGCCAGGATCTGTCCAGTACAACATCAGGAAAGGATATTTTCAACGTTTTGGACAATTTCTTCAAGCAGATGGAACTGGATTGGGGAAA ATTCGCCCTATGTACTAAAGTGCTCCCTCCGAAGTTGTTATCATGCTTGAACCGAGTTATCAGAATCGTTAATTTCGTCAAAACATCCGCCCTGAATACTCGTCTGTTCAAGCTCCTCTGTGAAGATTTTGGCTCTGACCACATCTGTCTCCTCTACCACACAGAGGTGCGCTGGCTCTCCCGGGGTAATACAACGAGGCGTCTCTTTGAACTGAGAGATGTACTCCTCgtattcttcaaggagaaggaacaCGATTTTCAGAAAGATCTGGAGGACGAGGAGTTTATCTTAAGGTTGGCCTACCTGTCAGACATTTTTGGAGCCCTCAACCACTTAAACTTGTCGTTCCAAGGGCCCAACTGCACTGTCACAGAGTTCATCTCGAAGCTGGGAGCGTTTGTCCGGAAGCTGGATCTGTGGATGAAGAACGTAGAGAACAAAAGCTAtggaatgttcgaactcctgactacccttgagagggagcccactgatgaatttgcccaagaaatcgtcaatcacctctcactgctcaagactgaattgaagcattacttcctggacgtgacatgttgtgcctacgtcgccaatccgttctTCGTTtatccagccgatctgcctgttgggaccggggaacaagaggaacacatagatatccaggctgacgagacagcaaagacaaAGCAAAAAGAATgttctcctttaaacttctgg AAGTATCCCAAAGGAGTTTGGAATGAATTCAGAGAAATTTGGGGCATACTCGCCCAGAATTTCTCGGACAAG AATGAAGATGGACAGAAATGGGAGTTAGGGTCTGTTTTCGTTCTCAAGTTGAAAATAAAGCTAAATGGCCTCGATATGTTAGGAGGGTTCAGAATAGAGATACGGTCCCGCTCAGATAAGGGTAGAGATACGGAAAAAGATTTAGGGTTCCTTTTCTTTCCCGGGTGA